The genomic interval TCGATGCCTTCGGTGTCGTAGTTCATGTCCTGCAGTTGCGCGATGACGAATGCGCGAACCTCGTCCTTCATCGGGTTACCTTCTTTCGGTGGGCAGTTCTGTACATGTCTGGGTGGCGCCGGCCGGCGCCGAGCCGCGCGGCGCGGCCCACGAGCTGCTGCTCGACCTGGCTGCCACGCTGGCCCCGGCCCCGAGGCTCAGCCACGATGCGGGCGGTCGTCCGGAAGTCCCGGGGTTGGCGGTGAGCATCAGCCACACGCACCACCTCGTGGTGGTCGCGGCCGCGACGGACGGTCCCATCGGTGTGGACCTCGAGGAGGTCTACCCGCGGGACGTGCGGCCGTTGGCCGTGCGCTGGTTCAGTGCGGAGGAGCTGACGTGGACGAATCAGCAACCCGATGAACTGGTCGCCTTCCTCCAACTGTGGACGGCGAAAGAAGCTGTCGGGAAGGCGCTCGGGCGTGGGTTGCGGGGGTCGGGTCTGCGGCGCGTGATGCCGCTCGGGGGTGGTGTGGTGGAGTCCGAGCCGCAGCTGCTGGTGACGTACGTGCCGTGGGAGGGCGCTGTACTTGCAGTCGCGGCGCCTGTCGGCTTGACCGAGATCGTCGTCCATCACGACACCGCTTTGCGCAGTGTGGACAGGTCGCGGACGAGCTTGCCTGTAGTTGTCCGAGGCAACTGATTGAGCAGGTGCACGGTGCGGGGCCGTTTGTACGTCGCCAGCTGCTGAGCCAGCTCCGCTTCGAGATCCACCAACGACCGCGGCTG from Kribbella sp. NBC_00709 carries:
- a CDS encoding 4'-phosphopantetheinyl transferase family protein, whose protein sequence is MGSSVHVWVAPAGAEPRGAAHELLLDLAATLAPAPRLSHDAGGRPEVPGLAVSISHTHHLVVVAAATDGPIGVDLEEVYPRDVRPLAVRWFSAEELTWTNQQPDELVAFLQLWTAKEAVGKALGRGLRGSGLRRVMPLGGGVVESEPQLLVTYVPWEGAVLAVAAPVGLTEIVVHHDTALRSVDRSRTSLPVVVRGN